The following are encoded in a window of Pirellulales bacterium genomic DNA:
- a CDS encoding RraA family protein has product MVERHLLEQLSGFDTALLANTIGYIDETPAAEFYLSAAIQSVTPTLAPSVGIAFTCELDSSTPDNMADVDLYWQQLEEMSKCSLPIVWVVKAVGSRPEHECILGDGMAKTLHSVGCGAMVSDGYVRDVQGLLQVPFAAYCRGKAIHHCALRFTALNRPVEIGGVLIRPGDVIHANDEGVIRIPPSCLLSLTEGATRMQAFERDAHRMLVRTDLSLVQKREAVQELIAEYGFADCVAGKSARSTS; this is encoded by the coding sequence ATGGTCGAGCGACATTTGCTGGAACAATTATCCGGTTTTGATACGGCTCTCTTGGCCAATACGATTGGGTACATCGACGAAACGCCTGCCGCCGAATTCTATCTGAGCGCTGCGATTCAATCCGTGACGCCCACGCTCGCTCCCAGCGTCGGTATCGCGTTTACGTGCGAATTGGATAGCAGCACTCCCGACAATATGGCGGATGTCGACCTGTATTGGCAGCAGTTGGAGGAAATGTCTAAGTGCTCCCTGCCTATCGTCTGGGTTGTTAAAGCGGTGGGATCACGGCCGGAGCACGAGTGCATCCTCGGAGACGGCATGGCCAAGACCCTTCATTCGGTCGGCTGTGGCGCCATGGTCTCCGATGGTTATGTGCGCGACGTCCAAGGTCTTTTGCAGGTGCCGTTCGCCGCATATTGCCGGGGCAAGGCCATTCATCACTGTGCCCTGCGCTTTACGGCCCTGAACCGACCCGTCGAGATTGGCGGAGTCCTCATTCGGCCGGGGGACGTGATCCACGCGAATGACGAAGGCGTGATCCGCATTCCACCTTCCTGCCTGCTCTCCTTGACCGAAGGTGCCACGCGCATGCAAGCTTTCGAGCGAGATGCTCACCGCATGCTCGTACGTACTGATCTGTCTCTCGTTCAGAAGCGGGAGGCCGTTCAAGAGCTCATTGCCGAATACGGATTTGCCGACTGCGTTGCCGGCAAAAGCGCTCGGTCGACTTCCTAG
- a CDS encoding phytanoyl-CoA dioxygenase family protein, which yields MEVARECKQFKAEFDRNGFVVIPSLLPPNDFAELRQNLDRYIREVVPGLPDVDAFYERRDQPDTLKQLQRMNCDPYFASYCRHPRWVALAEALLGERASAEPPEWFNKPPRTNHVTPPHQDNYYFCLTPPSVLTVWLALDDVDTENGCLRFVTGSHLRGYRSHCKSRILGFSQGINDYAAEDFVQEVAVPVRAGDALVHAGMTIHRADANISTTRQRRSFAMVFKGVSCQRDEAAYGRYRAAAHHQRQELGLKT from the coding sequence ATGGAAGTAGCCCGCGAATGCAAACAGTTCAAGGCGGAATTCGATCGCAACGGATTTGTCGTGATTCCCAGTCTGCTGCCACCGAACGACTTCGCTGAATTGCGTCAGAATCTTGACCGCTATATCCGTGAAGTCGTACCTGGACTACCTGATGTCGATGCCTTTTACGAGCGCCGGGATCAGCCGGACACTCTCAAGCAGTTGCAGAGGATGAACTGCGATCCGTACTTCGCCAGTTATTGTCGCCATCCCCGCTGGGTCGCCTTGGCTGAGGCGTTACTGGGCGAACGGGCGAGCGCAGAGCCACCGGAATGGTTCAATAAGCCACCTCGAACGAACCACGTTACTCCTCCGCATCAGGACAACTACTACTTTTGCCTGACGCCCCCTAGTGTCCTAACGGTCTGGCTGGCCCTTGACGATGTCGATACCGAAAACGGCTGCCTGCGATTTGTCACGGGCTCGCACCTGCGCGGCTATCGATCGCACTGCAAATCAAGGATCTTGGGATTCTCACAAGGAATCAACGACTACGCCGCCGAGGATTTTGTGCAAGAGGTTGCCGTGCCAGTGCGCGCCGGAGACGCCCTCGTTCATGCCGGCATGACAATCCACCGCGCAGATGCCAACATTTCAACGACTCGTCAGCGCCGTTCGTTTGCGATGGTTTTCAAGGGAGTTTCCTGCCAGCGGGATGAAGCCGCCTATGGGCGGTATCGAGCGGCAGCTCACCATCAGCGTCAGGAGCTTGGCCTGAAAACCTAG
- a CDS encoding dockerin type I domain-containing protein: MFAYWAIVLGAPSIFADELVYSTLVWNGDAATPRQSTIRTVSDTGYNDSLLLNLGGDTTYPHFSGDGQWLYFQSNFSGDYEVYRSLPDGSQVTQVGAPAEFGSQYFRSYGYSLSGDSSKMVYTIFDGNEAKAVYANADGSDAQLVAPQLGYTYMASLNQTGSQVVFSGPAQNYELLTATMPNGQPQTLTPNLPQSYVPQFTPDGKTVVFNRIDGNIYSEDLATLQIHQLTQNNGYDELHWNATDQHGSTDGPSISSDGQHIAYIGRVNGVAQVFTMNLDGTDQRQLTFGATDSGRVVWSPDGKELAFVTFVNGYPQLFDMSSSGGLPLQLTNVPGGGVYWVQWEPTTVPGDLNRDGTVDLTDYSILTNHWLQSNVDSNDGNLSGAGSVGISDFALFKNDYLAGGSAVASTAVPEPNSCEMILAALIGVRLWRIRDRTAGRYGTGG; encoded by the coding sequence GTGTTTGCGTACTGGGCAATTGTGTTAGGCGCGCCATCCATATTCGCCGATGAATTGGTGTATTCCACGCTGGTGTGGAACGGCGACGCCGCGACGCCGCGCCAGTCGACGATCCGCACGGTAAGCGACACGGGCTACAACGATTCGCTGCTGTTGAATTTGGGTGGTGATACCACGTATCCGCATTTCAGCGGGGACGGTCAGTGGCTCTACTTTCAATCCAACTTTTCCGGTGATTACGAGGTCTATCGCAGTCTGCCCGATGGGAGTCAGGTCACCCAAGTGGGCGCCCCGGCTGAATTTGGCTCGCAATACTTCAGGTCCTACGGATATTCGCTTTCCGGCGATTCGAGCAAGATGGTGTACACCATCTTCGACGGCAACGAAGCGAAGGCCGTCTACGCGAATGCCGACGGCAGCGATGCGCAACTCGTGGCGCCGCAACTGGGCTACACGTACATGGCCAGCCTGAATCAGACGGGCAGCCAGGTTGTGTTCTCGGGGCCTGCCCAGAATTACGAATTGCTGACGGCCACCATGCCTAACGGCCAACCGCAGACCCTCACGCCGAATCTTCCGCAATCGTACGTTCCACAGTTTACTCCAGATGGCAAAACCGTGGTTTTCAATCGTATTGATGGAAACATCTACTCCGAAGACCTCGCGACTTTACAAATACATCAACTGACGCAGAACAACGGTTACGACGAGCTGCATTGGAATGCCACGGACCAGCATGGCTCGACCGATGGTCCTTCGATTTCTTCCGATGGCCAGCACATTGCCTACATTGGCCGTGTCAACGGCGTGGCGCAAGTCTTCACCATGAATCTCGATGGTACGGATCAACGGCAGTTAACCTTCGGTGCCACGGATAGCGGAAGAGTGGTGTGGAGTCCCGACGGGAAAGAGCTGGCATTCGTCACGTTCGTCAACGGATACCCCCAGTTGTTCGATATGTCTTCCTCGGGCGGATTGCCGCTCCAACTGACGAATGTCCCGGGCGGCGGCGTGTACTGGGTGCAATGGGAGCCGACGACCGTGCCCGGCGATTTGAATCGGGACGGCACCGTTGATCTCACCGACTACTCGATACTGACAAACCATTGGCTGCAGTCCAATGTCGATTCGAATGACGGAAATCTCAGCGGCGCGGGTTCCGTCGGGATTTCTGACTTTGCGTTATTCAAAAACGACTACCTCGCCGGAGGTTCCGCTGTTGCATCTACGGCCGTGCCTGAGCCGAATTCGTGTGAGATGATTCTGGCTGCCTTGATTGGCGTTCGGCTGTGGCGCATACGTGATCGCACCGCGGGTCGATACGGTACGGGCGGATGA
- a CDS encoding DUF1559 domain-containing protein, whose protein sequence is MNRSRPMSLRGKSRGFTLVELLVVIAIIGILISLLLPAVQAAREAARRSQCSNNLKQIGLAIHEYQDSMQALPIGLSQPPTVPANWSTCGSGPYNTWPARLFPYLEQQNLAWDFNYGYATCGYDPINGPAMSTWISSYLCPSDTPDGFQGTTRLASRSNYVACFSPDGTMVEPGAPWKIDGCNNLAFLNPAKQRALFNVNLSRRLVECTDGLSNTVMISEAIAGQQGDIRGMWWYPWGMQYEHHRGPNSPIPDAVGGGPAYCYSTTDAPCSVSAACQSTIDFAARSKHPLGVQVLRADGSAQFVANAIDLATWQAFASISGSEAVTVP, encoded by the coding sequence ATGAACCGATCTCGTCCCATGTCGCTCCGCGGTAAGAGCCGCGGATTTACACTCGTTGAACTATTGGTGGTCATCGCAATCATCGGGATTCTCATTTCCTTGCTGCTTCCCGCGGTGCAGGCGGCGCGCGAGGCGGCCAGGCGATCGCAATGTAGCAATAATCTTAAGCAGATCGGCCTGGCCATCCATGAGTACCAGGACAGCATGCAGGCGCTGCCGATAGGACTCTCTCAGCCGCCGACGGTTCCCGCTAATTGGTCGACTTGCGGTAGTGGTCCTTACAATACCTGGCCGGCGCGGTTGTTTCCCTATCTTGAACAGCAGAATCTGGCCTGGGACTTCAACTACGGCTACGCCACCTGCGGCTATGACCCGATCAACGGGCCAGCGATGTCGACGTGGATTTCCAGTTACCTTTGTCCTTCAGATACCCCTGATGGGTTTCAGGGAACAACCCGTCTTGCCTCGCGATCGAATTACGTAGCTTGCTTCAGCCCGGACGGCACGATGGTCGAGCCCGGCGCGCCTTGGAAAATAGATGGCTGCAACAACCTGGCGTTCCTGAACCCTGCCAAGCAGCGTGCGTTGTTCAACGTCAATCTCTCGCGGCGCCTGGTCGAATGCACCGATGGACTTTCCAACACGGTGATGATTTCCGAAGCGATCGCAGGTCAGCAGGGAGACATCCGAGGTATGTGGTGGTACCCCTGGGGCATGCAATACGAGCACCATCGCGGTCCCAACTCTCCGATCCCCGACGCAGTCGGAGGAGGACCCGCGTATTGCTATTCCACAACGGATGCGCCCTGCAGCGTGAGCGCCGCCTGCCAAAGCACGATCGACTTCGCGGCGCGGAGTAAGCATCCGCTGGGAGTCCAAGTCTTGCGTGCCGATGGTTCAGCGCAATTCGTGGCCAACGCGATCGATCTCGCAACCTGGCAGGCTTTCGCCAGCATTTCGGGCAGCGAGGCTGTTACCGTTCCCTAA
- a CDS encoding dockerin type I domain-containing protein, with translation MTLIASLSEVRAQNLALSIDPYSGAASISNPAGTPVNLDGYQLTSASGQLSTTGWNSFTQRGLTGWQQVSPTANGLSELNLTSYTSIPSGGSITLGDPFKVNGTEDVHWGYSSPTGTGTETSINPAPLVYAGGLQVQAITVVDKTNTVVGTHLVLLNQETSPTFNVDAYVITSTSGTLKPTGFTGYASHGVPGWQSVAPSTNALSELNLTSSSTLAPHQDLILGSAFTAGGAHDLSLQFHLVGTSTAASNGTVHYQTVLSGDANGDGIVNGQDLALISSNWLHTNTLSGDVNFDSIVNGQDLALISSNWLQTLSGGGAMASSIQSAPVPEPSSLALLAVGLSAVGLLRYGRKGRGERFSKEAV, from the coding sequence GTGACGTTGATCGCTTCGCTCAGCGAAGTGCGGGCCCAAAATCTGGCACTTTCCATCGATCCTTATTCCGGTGCGGCATCGATCTCGAATCCGGCCGGTACGCCCGTCAATCTCGATGGCTATCAGCTCACTTCGGCCTCGGGGCAGTTGAGCACCACGGGTTGGAACAGCTTCACCCAACGCGGATTAACTGGCTGGCAACAGGTGAGCCCGACGGCAAATGGGCTCAGTGAACTGAATCTGACGTCCTATACGTCGATCCCTTCGGGAGGCAGCATCACGCTGGGTGACCCGTTCAAGGTGAATGGCACCGAAGATGTGCATTGGGGTTATTCCTCGCCCACGGGTACAGGAACCGAGACATCCATTAACCCTGCGCCCTTGGTGTATGCAGGCGGTTTGCAGGTTCAAGCGATCACGGTCGTCGACAAGACGAACACCGTCGTGGGCACTCATCTGGTTCTCTTGAACCAAGAGACGTCGCCGACGTTCAACGTCGATGCCTACGTGATTACTTCAACAAGCGGCACCCTGAAGCCAACTGGCTTCACCGGTTATGCCAGCCATGGCGTGCCTGGTTGGCAATCGGTGGCGCCATCGACCAATGCCCTGTCCGAGCTAAATCTGACCAGCTCGTCGACCTTGGCGCCACACCAGGATCTAATCCTGGGCTCCGCATTTACGGCCGGAGGAGCCCATGACTTGTCGCTGCAGTTTCATTTAGTCGGGACAAGCACCGCGGCCTCGAACGGCACGGTTCATTACCAAACCGTGCTATCCGGTGACGCCAACGGAGATGGCATCGTCAATGGGCAGGACTTGGCGCTTATATCGTCGAACTGGCTGCATACAAACACGCTCTCCGGCGACGTCAACTTCGACAGCATCGTCAATGGGCAAGACCTAGCCCTCATTTCATCCAATTGGCTGCAAACCCTCAGCGGCGGCGGCGCCATGGCAAGCAGCATTCAATCGGCACCCGTGCCCGAGCCCAGCAGCCTAGCGCTTTTGGCCGTAGGGCTGTCGGCGGTGGGGTTGCTGCGTTACGGACGTAAAGGAAGGGGCGAACGCTTTTCGAAGGAGGCCGTTTGA
- a CDS encoding dockerin type I repeat-containing protein, which yields MTNHKSASVFALFAVLAVATAVPGQSIQDVTTGQYLFYDNYEEYNTVSTVPAPDTSGNYRPGPGAIIGSWVPNSGDAAVSTQVTNSHTGGDPGAFQGTQYLRMYRDTSNEGGNALAKDSATVAAGDTVEMRAMVYLPAGSDVNARAQIMMVTTTKGDGSDFISAPAWVRGDGAGNVDAVIGDGAGGGLTVVPTGLQYLTNTWQEWDLTYTNGASTFSVTVGGQTVSGIPSVQIGSVSGFQLLNGADTPSGSAYFDSINGINFLPGDLNQDGKVNQADYAILTSHWLQTGVTGANGDLSGDGTVNITDFSIFKQDYISANGAASASVLAVPEPGSLVLFSAALLAVLALPRRKK from the coding sequence ATGACCAACCACAAATCTGCGAGCGTGTTCGCGCTTTTTGCCGTGTTGGCCGTTGCTACGGCCGTGCCGGGACAATCCATTCAGGACGTGACTACCGGCCAGTATCTCTTCTACGACAACTATGAAGAGTACAACACCGTCAGCACGGTCCCCGCGCCTGATACCAGTGGCAACTATAGACCGGGCCCCGGTGCCATCATTGGATCTTGGGTTCCGAATTCGGGTGACGCCGCCGTCAGCACGCAGGTCACTAACTCGCATACCGGCGGTGATCCGGGGGCGTTCCAGGGCACGCAATACCTGCGTATGTACCGAGATACCAGCAACGAAGGTGGAAACGCCCTCGCCAAGGACTCGGCAACAGTTGCGGCCGGAGACACGGTCGAGATGCGGGCAATGGTATACCTGCCGGCTGGTTCGGATGTAAATGCCCGCGCCCAAATCATGATGGTGACAACCACTAAGGGAGATGGCTCCGATTTCATATCTGCGCCAGCGTGGGTTCGTGGCGATGGCGCGGGAAATGTGGACGCCGTCATTGGCGATGGCGCCGGCGGCGGCCTCACGGTGGTTCCGACCGGGTTGCAGTATCTGACCAATACCTGGCAGGAGTGGGACCTCACGTACACGAATGGCGCTTCGACGTTCAGCGTTACGGTAGGAGGACAGACCGTTAGCGGGATACCGTCGGTACAGATCGGCAGCGTGTCCGGCTTTCAACTTCTCAATGGCGCTGATACGCCCTCGGGATCGGCATACTTCGACTCGATAAACGGTATCAATTTCCTACCCGGCGACTTGAATCAGGACGGAAAGGTCAATCAGGCCGATTACGCGATTCTGACCAGCCATTGGTTGCAGACCGGCGTCACGGGCGCCAATGGCGATCTCAGCGGTGATGGAACGGTGAACATCACGGATTTCAGCATTTTCAAGCAAGATTACATTTCCGCCAACGGTGCCGCGAGCGCCAGCGTGTTGGCGGTGCCTGAACCGGGCAGTCTGGTGTTGTTTTCGGCGGCACTACTTGCGGTGTTGGCGCTACCCCGCCGCAAGAAGTGA
- a CDS encoding GntR family transcriptional regulator: MTSPEIIKSSGGLAAVEPIRRTQQKHERLRSQLLGDIAVGRLRPGDALPSEKKLAETLRVSRHTVRQALCELEREGAVERVHGKGTFVVDRASDSAATRAPSFAVVVNEVSTGYYPSLLAAFEHAAKVAGRPTVICNSNNDVAQQGDHLLHLLHNRVSGIALNPCSATATPSYQVQVMQEAGIPVVLLHRSVADVKAPVLRVPEQRLGYQAARLMLEKGHRRAAFMSGPQGATVAASEVGFREALAEAGCDLPPELVHYSKLKTFSSVEDMHSIEEQTKRWLGQMFSLPQPPTALFATFDSLAELVYLFAGDVGLQVPNDLSIVSYGGVRRETGVLSRLTAITIDEAEEARLAVKLLIEMSDQRRPICSDEEIMLSLSVSPGQTLADRSGNSGK, translated from the coding sequence GTGACCAGCCCTGAGATCATCAAATCGAGCGGAGGGCTTGCAGCCGTGGAGCCCATTCGGCGGACTCAGCAAAAGCACGAGCGTCTGCGTTCCCAGCTCTTAGGCGACATTGCCGTTGGGCGATTGCGCCCCGGTGACGCGTTGCCCAGCGAGAAAAAGCTGGCCGAAACCCTCCGGGTTTCGCGCCATACGGTTCGCCAGGCTTTGTGTGAGCTTGAGCGCGAAGGAGCGGTGGAGCGGGTTCATGGCAAGGGGACGTTCGTCGTCGACCGAGCCTCGGACAGCGCCGCTACCCGTGCTCCTTCGTTTGCCGTCGTGGTCAATGAAGTCTCGACGGGCTATTACCCAAGTTTGCTGGCGGCCTTTGAGCATGCGGCGAAAGTTGCCGGCCGGCCCACCGTCATTTGCAACAGCAACAATGACGTGGCCCAGCAGGGTGATCACTTATTGCATTTGCTGCACAACCGAGTGTCAGGGATCGCGCTGAATCCATGTTCCGCGACGGCTACTCCGAGCTACCAGGTTCAGGTCATGCAGGAGGCGGGGATCCCCGTTGTGCTATTGCATCGGTCTGTCGCTGATGTCAAGGCGCCGGTGCTGCGCGTACCCGAACAGAGGTTGGGTTATCAGGCGGCCCGATTGATGCTCGAGAAGGGGCATCGTCGCGCAGCTTTCATGTCGGGTCCGCAAGGGGCCACCGTGGCAGCGTCGGAGGTCGGGTTTCGCGAGGCCCTGGCCGAGGCGGGCTGTGACCTTCCGCCGGAGTTGGTCCACTACAGCAAATTGAAGACGTTTTCCAGCGTCGAGGACATGCATAGCATCGAGGAGCAGACGAAACGCTGGTTAGGCCAGATGTTCTCGTTGCCGCAGCCCCCCACCGCACTGTTTGCCACATTCGATTCACTGGCGGAGCTCGTCTATCTTTTCGCCGGAGACGTGGGCTTGCAGGTACCAAACGACCTGTCGATTGTCAGCTATGGCGGAGTGCGTCGCGAGACTGGGGTCCTTAGTCGTCTCACCGCGATCACTATTGACGAAGCCGAAGAAGCCCGGCTGGCGGTAAAACTATTGATCGAGATGTCCGATCAGCGGCGGCCTATCTGCTCGGACGAAGAAATTATGTTGTCGTTGAGCGTTAGCCCTGGCCAGACTCTGGCGGACCGAAGCGGAAATAGCGGGAAATAG
- a CDS encoding aldolase/citrate lyase family protein, with protein MRCSKIKAKLANNEPALCTQLHLTDPSVFELASLMGFDGLWMDLEHHGYSVETAGQLMRAARVGSADIVARPAKGEFMRMGRLLEMGAQAIMYPRCEDAEEAAEVVRWAKFAPLGRRGFDGGNADAIYTAAPLLEYLAHANRETFILIQLEEDCAVDRAEEIAATPGVDALLLGPADFSILGGFPLQFDHPKLTKAVEKVAVAARNTGKHWARTVGTPEQAGQALEMGARLLFHNADIVMLKRGLENIQSQFASLGFRFENRLKPSTT; from the coding sequence ATGAGATGCAGCAAGATCAAGGCTAAGTTGGCGAATAACGAGCCCGCGCTCTGTACGCAATTGCATTTGACCGACCCTTCGGTGTTCGAGCTGGCAAGCTTGATGGGTTTCGACGGGTTGTGGATGGACCTGGAGCATCATGGCTACAGCGTGGAAACTGCCGGACAATTGATGCGCGCGGCGCGCGTGGGAAGTGCGGACATCGTGGCGCGTCCGGCCAAGGGCGAATTCATGCGGATGGGGCGCCTGCTGGAGATGGGAGCTCAGGCGATCATGTATCCGCGTTGCGAGGACGCCGAAGAGGCTGCGGAAGTCGTCCGTTGGGCGAAATTTGCTCCCCTGGGTCGACGCGGCTTCGACGGCGGCAACGCCGACGCGATCTACACCGCCGCGCCCCTCTTGGAGTATCTAGCGCACGCCAACCGCGAAACCTTCATTCTGATCCAACTGGAAGAAGATTGTGCCGTCGACCGCGCCGAGGAAATCGCGGCCACGCCGGGGGTCGATGCCTTGCTGCTCGGACCTGCCGACTTTTCGATTCTGGGAGGATTTCCGCTGCAGTTCGACCACCCTAAACTTACCAAGGCCGTGGAAAAGGTCGCCGTCGCCGCGCGCAATACCGGTAAGCATTGGGCGCGCACGGTCGGCACGCCCGAGCAAGCAGGACAGGCCCTCGAAATGGGAGCGCGCCTCTTGTTTCACAATGCTGACATCGTGATGCTCAAGCGCGGCCTGGAAAATATTCAGTCCCAGTTCGCCTCGCTGGGCTTCCGCTTCGAGAATCGCCTGAAACCGAGCACTACTTAA
- a CDS encoding Gfo/Idh/MocA family oxidoreductase, with amino-acid sequence MNTQRLLIIGVGSIGERHLRCAQRLGRAEVTCFDINASLRDSVAQRYGVANAYDNLEDAIAVAPTAAVICVPAHLHITIANQLAERGVHLLIEKPLSTSLAGVDELRLLVEQRRIVAAVGYVQRANPVLAAMREALLSERFGRPVELVAVAGQDFPFYRPAYRDTYYRDRSTGGGAIQDALTHLINAGEWLVGPIDRVVADAKHAVVPGVDVEDTVHVLANHGGIPASYSLNQHQAPNEFTITVICERGTLRFELHENRWRWMVEPGNAWHDEPGALVERDDFFVAQLRTFFEAIEKQEPPLCSLEEGMQTLRVNLAILKSLETASWVSTSAD; translated from the coding sequence TTGAACACTCAGCGATTGCTCATCATCGGAGTCGGGTCGATTGGCGAGCGGCATTTACGCTGCGCGCAGCGGCTGGGCCGGGCCGAAGTAACTTGCTTTGACATTAACGCTTCGCTGCGAGATTCGGTCGCACAACGATATGGCGTTGCCAACGCCTACGATAATCTCGAGGACGCGATCGCGGTGGCGCCGACGGCGGCCGTCATTTGCGTGCCCGCGCATCTGCACATCACGATCGCCAACCAACTAGCCGAGCGAGGTGTGCATCTCCTAATCGAAAAGCCTTTGAGCACCAGCCTCGCAGGCGTTGACGAATTGCGGTTGCTCGTCGAGCAGCGCCGCATCGTAGCCGCTGTTGGATACGTTCAGCGGGCGAATCCTGTTCTCGCCGCCATGCGCGAAGCACTCCTCTCAGAGCGATTCGGGCGACCGGTGGAACTCGTTGCCGTGGCCGGACAGGATTTCCCCTTCTATCGCCCTGCCTATCGCGACACCTACTACCGCGACAGGTCAACCGGAGGGGGCGCGATTCAAGATGCACTTACGCATTTGATCAACGCAGGGGAATGGCTTGTCGGCCCCATCGATCGAGTCGTGGCCGATGCGAAACATGCCGTTGTTCCCGGCGTCGATGTCGAGGATACGGTGCATGTGCTGGCGAATCATGGAGGAATTCCCGCCTCGTATAGCTTGAACCAGCACCAGGCGCCTAACGAGTTTACGATCACCGTTATCTGCGAGCGCGGCACGTTGCGTTTCGAGCTGCATGAGAATCGCTGGCGATGGATGGTCGAGCCGGGCAACGCCTGGCACGACGAGCCCGGAGCGCTGGTCGAACGTGACGACTTCTTCGTGGCGCAACTGCGCACTTTTTTCGAAGCCATTGAGAAACAGGAGCCACCGCTCTGCTCCTTAGAAGAGGGAATGCAAACCTTGCGTGTGAATCTTGCCATACTTAAATCTCTCGAGACGGCCAGTTGGGTATCCACTTCCGCTGATTGA